One part of the Rutidosis leptorrhynchoides isolate AG116_Rl617_1_P2 chromosome 1, CSIRO_AGI_Rlap_v1, whole genome shotgun sequence genome encodes these proteins:
- the LOC139885035 gene encoding uncharacterized protein: MAKLRALSLTSLLVLSTLVMVSECRVARKDLGLDLGGVGIGAGVGIGIGLGGGGSGSGAGAGSGSSGSSSSSSSSSSSSSSGGGGGGAGSEAGSSAGSHAGSGSGGRGGGGGGGGGGGGGGGRGGGRGGGSGEGSGEGSGYGSGHGGGGDRK; this comes from the coding sequence ATGGCAAAACTGAGGGCATTGAGTTTGACTAGTCTGCTAGTACTTTCAACTTTAGTCATGGTGTCCGAGTGTCGAGTGGCACGGAAGGACTTGGGTTTGGATTTGGGTGGGGTAGGGATAGGTGCTGGAGTCGGAATCGGAATTGGGTTGGGCGGAGGTGGTTCAGGGTCTGGCGCAGGTGCTGGATCCGGGTCGTCGGGTTCATCCTCCAGCTCTTCAAGCTCGAGTTCTAGCTCGAGTTCTGGAGGAGGGGGAGGAGGAGCAGGCTCAGAAGCTGGCTCGTCTGCTGGATCCCATGCCGGATCTGGTTCAGGAGGAAGAGGAGGTGGCGGTGGTGGTGGCGGcggcggtggtggtggtgggggACGAGGCGGTGGACGTGGTGGAGGATCCGGTGAGGGTTCGGGTGAGGGAAGTGGATACGGGTCTGGTCATGGAGGTGGTGGGGATCGCAAATAA
- the LOC139885026 gene encoding uncharacterized protein: MAFMKFLLLLLALQVVASSIKLSVEGRIARKDLGVDLGGVGVGVGAGVGIGLGGSGSGSGAGAGSGSGSGSRSSSSSSSSSSSSSNSGSGGGESEAGSSAGSSAGSRAGSGRRGSGSEAGSSAGSSAGSRAGSGRRGGD, translated from the coding sequence ATGGCATTCATGAAGTTCTTATTACTACTTCTAGCACTGCAGGTCGTTGCTTCATCGATCAAATTGAGCGTCGAGGGCCGAATTGCAAGGAAAGATTTAGGTGTAGATCTTGGAGGAGTCGGTGTCGGGGTAGGAGCAGGCGTTGGGATTGGTTTAGGAGGTAGTGGAAGTGGTTCTGGAGCCGGTGCTGGATCTGGATCCGGGTCAGGATCCAGGTCCAGCTCCTCGTCCTCTTCAAGCTCATCGAGCTCAAGCAATAGTGGCTCCGGAGGAGGTGAGTCTGAAGCAGGATCGTCTGCAGGATCTTCTGCTGGATCTCGTGCAGGATCAGGACGCCGAGGTAGCGGTTCAGAAGCAGGTTCGTCTGCAGGATCTTCTGCTGGATCGCGTGCAGGATCAGGACGCCGAGGTGGTGATTAA